A stretch of the Corynebacterium maris DSM 45190 genome encodes the following:
- a CDS encoding AAA family ATPase, producing the protein MLVTALRLRSHPPLEDVLEPYLLHLPAVRHLARLNALELRAPVTFLVGDNGAGKSTLVEALALALGFDATGGPLGGFDPTRRPRRTGTESALHRQLVVRTAAPILRGFYLRSETHFDLVRDADDATAKAGRNTLDPRSRLQQRSHGESILDLVAEHVHGEGIYLLDEPEAGLSVIRQMALLAEIHHAAGRGAQFVIATHSPILPAVPGAQIVEINEAGLTPTSFEDLESVAATREFLADPAGTARYLVE; encoded by the coding sequence ATGCTGGTCACCGCGCTGCGTCTTCGTTCCCATCCGCCCCTCGAGGACGTCCTCGAGCCCTACCTGCTCCACTTGCCGGCCGTGCGCCACCTTGCCCGCCTGAACGCGCTCGAGCTGCGTGCCCCCGTGACTTTCCTCGTCGGCGACAACGGCGCCGGCAAATCCACCCTCGTGGAGGCCCTTGCGCTGGCCCTGGGTTTCGACGCCACCGGCGGGCCCCTCGGTGGCTTCGACCCCACCCGCAGGCCCCGGCGCACCGGCACCGAATCCGCGCTGCACCGCCAACTCGTGGTGCGCACCGCCGCCCCGATCCTGCGCGGGTTCTATCTCCGCTCTGAAACGCACTTCGACCTGGTCCGCGACGCCGACGACGCGACAGCGAAGGCCGGGCGCAACACGCTTGATCCGCGTTCCCGGTTGCAACAGCGCTCCCACGGCGAATCGATCCTCGACTTAGTCGCCGAACACGTCCACGGGGAGGGGATCTATCTGTTGGACGAGCCAGAGGCGGGTTTGTCCGTCATCCGCCAGATGGCCTTGCTCGCTGAGATCCACCATGCCGCGGGCAGGGGAGCGCAGTTCGTCATCGCCACGCACTCGCCCATCCTGCCGGCGGTGCCGGGCGCCCAGATCGTGGAAATCAACGAGGCCGGCCTGACGCCGACGTCTTTCGAGGACCTCGAATCCGTGGCCGCGACCCGGGAATTCCTCGCCGATCCCGCGGGAACGGCGCGGTACCTGGTGGAATAA
- a CDS encoding MFS transporter: protein METGATDPRTRLTRRAVIVWSGAVLFYIVAITGRTSFGVAGVHAIERFEVDASRIAVFTVVQVGVYALAQIPTGLLIDRFGPKRVLLTGALIMAVGQMLLGFTDVYWVALLARVLIGAGDASAFLSVMRILPYWFPLRWTPLFTQLTASLGQLGQFISAVPFLALLNAQGWSTAFISLGAVGILVALAAGVAVSDNPDAGSDGDRDDATGDDSGPGEAQTEIEATRSFWENLAFVLRHPVCWQAFFIHYSSMLFQIIFTLLWGSPLILLGMGMGSAEVGLVLTINTVTSVLAGPVMGFVSQRTGRNRDIAAFLSALTIGLTWIVFFLPTEPRGLVALIVVNVIMAFFTTTSNFGFDGVRERLPRTSVATGTGLGNMGGFVAAMIASQLVGLLLDFSSDGQAYGWEDFRLAWGAVVGMWALGMIGSLVSRAAVKRRDRGTPPIKVVDEG from the coding sequence ATGGAAACTGGTGCCACAGACCCCCGGACCCGCCTCACTCGCAGGGCGGTCATCGTCTGGTCCGGCGCGGTGCTGTTCTACATCGTGGCGATCACCGGCCGCACCTCCTTCGGCGTCGCCGGCGTCCACGCCATCGAGCGTTTCGAGGTCGACGCCTCCCGCATCGCCGTGTTCACCGTCGTCCAGGTCGGCGTCTACGCCCTCGCCCAGATCCCGACGGGCCTGCTCATCGACCGTTTCGGACCCAAGCGCGTCCTGTTGACCGGCGCGCTGATCATGGCCGTCGGCCAAATGCTGCTCGGCTTCACCGACGTCTACTGGGTCGCACTGCTCGCCCGCGTACTGATCGGCGCGGGCGACGCCTCCGCCTTCCTGTCGGTCATGCGGATCCTTCCCTACTGGTTCCCGCTGCGCTGGACCCCGCTGTTCACCCAACTGACCGCCAGCCTGGGGCAGCTCGGCCAGTTCATCTCGGCGGTGCCCTTTTTGGCGCTGCTCAATGCCCAAGGCTGGTCGACCGCCTTTATCTCGCTTGGCGCGGTGGGCATACTCGTCGCCCTGGCCGCCGGGGTGGCGGTCTCCGACAACCCCGACGCCGGATCCGACGGCGACCGGGACGACGCCACGGGCGACGACTCAGGCCCGGGTGAGGCGCAGACCGAGATCGAGGCGACCCGCTCCTTCTGGGAGAACCTCGCCTTCGTGCTGCGCCACCCCGTGTGTTGGCAGGCGTTTTTCATCCACTACTCCAGCATGCTGTTCCAGATCATCTTCACCCTGTTGTGGGGCAGCCCCCTGATCCTGCTGGGCATGGGCATGGGCTCCGCGGAGGTCGGGCTGGTGCTGACGATCAACACCGTCACCAGCGTGCTCGCCGGCCCGGTGATGGGCTTCGTCTCCCAGCGCACCGGCCGCAACCGCGACATCGCCGCCTTCCTCTCCGCCCTGACCATCGGTCTCACCTGGATCGTGTTCTTCCTGCCCACCGAGCCGCGGGGGCTGGTGGCGCTGATCGTGGTGAACGTCATCATGGCGTTTTTCACCACCACCTCGAACTTCGGTTTCGACGGCGTGCGCGAAAGACTGCCCCGCACCTCGGTGGCCACCGGCACCGGCCTGGGCAACATGGGTGGATTCGTCGCCGCCATGATCGCCTCCCAGCTGGTCGGACTGCTGCTGGATTTCTCCTCCGACGGCCAGGCCTACGGCTGGGAAGACTTCCGCCTCGCCTGGGGCGCGGTCGTGGGCATGTGGGCCTTAGGCATGATCGGCAGCCTCGTCTCCCGTGCCGCGGTCAAACGCCGCGACCGCGGCACTCCGCCGATCAAGGTCGTCGACGAAGGGTAG